A region from the Rosa rugosa chromosome 6, drRosRugo1.1, whole genome shotgun sequence genome encodes:
- the LOC133715316 gene encoding F-box protein CPR1-like isoform X2 encodes MSDYLPEEIIHKILLKLPVKTLIKSTLVCKSWKSLIKSSTFIQSHLRTTIDSNDQNDSHLLLLSASSYNRRDETSHQHHWLHWDSPEFGEYSMLSTPVIFLKNKPVSDLGVVGTSNGLVCLEVDQFYSDRSPTLIWNPSIRKVVMLPTPPVCFTSTKYDKYTTHGFGYDAHSNDYKILRVVTLLDDHSDLSRFATAVQVYSLARGSWKSFSASVIPVDLQGGSERPAFVNGNFHTLEARLSVYYNDHYEEHHKCGGDLFIGTFNLATEEFGEIRRPEALREDRCSISRYGDSLALIKHYNYDFRDLVNRGCDIWVMKQYGVAESWTYLFNISVVQASIYGFKRCGEVVLMENNERGRSRMISFDPKTNQVKAFGIEDYIYYFMDSFVESLVLLDHANAISYQVARTKSLVANDCFWISP; translated from the exons ATGTCAGACTACCTTCCCGAAGAAATCATACACAAAATCCTGTTGAAGTTGCCTGTCAAAACCCTAATCAAATCCACCCTCGTCTGCAAGTCATGGAAGTCACTCATCAAATCCTCTACCTTCATTCAGTCCCATCTCCGCACCACAATCGACTCCAACGACCAAAACGACTCTCACCTCCTTCTTCTCAGCGCTTCCTCTTACAACCGCAGAGATGAAACTAGTCATCAGCATCACTGGTTGCATTGGGATAGCCCCGAATTCGGTGAATACTCCATGCTATCTACTCCAGTCATTTTCTTGAAAAACAAACCCGTTTCCGATCTCGGTGTGGTCGGAACTAGTAATGGGTTGGTATGCCTTGAGGTTGATCAGTTCTATAGTGATCGTTCTCCCACCTTGATTTGGAACCCATCTATCAGAAAAGTTGTCATGTTGCCTACACCACCTGTCTGTTTTACCTCCACCAAGTATGACAAGTACACAACGCATGGCTTTGGCTATGATGCACATTCCAATGACTACAAGATTTTAAGAGTTGTGACTCTTCTTGATGATCATTCAGACTTGTCCCGGTTTGCAACCGCGGTTCAGGTTTACTCCTTAGCCAGGGGATCCTGGAAGAGTTTTAGTGCTTCGGTTATACCTGTGGATTTGCAGGGTGGTTCCGAACGTCCTGCTTTTGTTAATGGTAATTTCCATACGCTTGAAGCCCGTTTAAGTGTGTATTACAATGACCATTACGAGGAGCACCATAAGTGTGGCGGAGACTTGTTCATTGGCACCTTCAATCTGGCAACTGAAGAATTTGGCGAGATAAGGAGACCGGAAGCTTTGCGAGAAGACAGATGCTCTATATCAAGATATGGGGACTCTCTTGCTTTGATTAAGCATTATAATTATGATTTCAGAGATCTAGTTAATCGCGGTTGTGACATTTGGGTTATGAAACAATATGGTGTTGCAGAGTCGTGGACTTATTTGTTCAATATATCTGTGGTTCAGGCTAGTATATATGGTTTTAAAAGATGTGGGGAAGTTGTGCTAATGGAGAATAACGAGCGTGGTCGGTCAAGAATGATTTCGTTCGATCCTAAGACTAATCAAGTTAAAGCTTTTGGAATTGAGGATTATATTTACTACTTCATGGATTCTTTTGTAGAGAGTCTCGTCTTGCTTGATCACGCCAATGCCATTTCTTACCAAGTAGCAAGGACGAA ATCCTTGGTGGCAAATGACTGTTTCTGGATTTCTCCATAG
- the LOC133715316 gene encoding F-box protein CPR1-like isoform X1 codes for MSDYLPEEIIHKILLKLPVKTLIKSTLVCKSWKSLIKSSTFIQSHLRTTIDSNDQNDSHLLLLSASSYNRRDETSHQHHWLHWDSPEFGEYSMLSTPVIFLKNKPVSDLGVVGTSNGLVCLEVDQFYSDRSPTLIWNPSIRKVVMLPTPPVCFTSTKYDKYTTHGFGYDAHSNDYKILRVVTLLDDHSDLSRFATAVQVYSLARGSWKSFSASVIPVDLQGGSERPAFVNGNFHTLEARLSVYYNDHYEEHHKCGGDLFIGTFNLATEEFGEIRRPEALREDRCSISRYGDSLALIKHYNYDFRDLVNRGCDIWVMKQYGVAESWTYLFNISVVQASIYGFKRCGEVVLMENNERGRSRMISFDPKTNQVKAFGIEDYIYYFMDSFVESLVLLDHANAISYQVARTKYINLQLQYTLTSLLNGYVYIYIYSAS; via the coding sequence ATGTCAGACTACCTTCCCGAAGAAATCATACACAAAATCCTGTTGAAGTTGCCTGTCAAAACCCTAATCAAATCCACCCTCGTCTGCAAGTCATGGAAGTCACTCATCAAATCCTCTACCTTCATTCAGTCCCATCTCCGCACCACAATCGACTCCAACGACCAAAACGACTCTCACCTCCTTCTTCTCAGCGCTTCCTCTTACAACCGCAGAGATGAAACTAGTCATCAGCATCACTGGTTGCATTGGGATAGCCCCGAATTCGGTGAATACTCCATGCTATCTACTCCAGTCATTTTCTTGAAAAACAAACCCGTTTCCGATCTCGGTGTGGTCGGAACTAGTAATGGGTTGGTATGCCTTGAGGTTGATCAGTTCTATAGTGATCGTTCTCCCACCTTGATTTGGAACCCATCTATCAGAAAAGTTGTCATGTTGCCTACACCACCTGTCTGTTTTACCTCCACCAAGTATGACAAGTACACAACGCATGGCTTTGGCTATGATGCACATTCCAATGACTACAAGATTTTAAGAGTTGTGACTCTTCTTGATGATCATTCAGACTTGTCCCGGTTTGCAACCGCGGTTCAGGTTTACTCCTTAGCCAGGGGATCCTGGAAGAGTTTTAGTGCTTCGGTTATACCTGTGGATTTGCAGGGTGGTTCCGAACGTCCTGCTTTTGTTAATGGTAATTTCCATACGCTTGAAGCCCGTTTAAGTGTGTATTACAATGACCATTACGAGGAGCACCATAAGTGTGGCGGAGACTTGTTCATTGGCACCTTCAATCTGGCAACTGAAGAATTTGGCGAGATAAGGAGACCGGAAGCTTTGCGAGAAGACAGATGCTCTATATCAAGATATGGGGACTCTCTTGCTTTGATTAAGCATTATAATTATGATTTCAGAGATCTAGTTAATCGCGGTTGTGACATTTGGGTTATGAAACAATATGGTGTTGCAGAGTCGTGGACTTATTTGTTCAATATATCTGTGGTTCAGGCTAGTATATATGGTTTTAAAAGATGTGGGGAAGTTGTGCTAATGGAGAATAACGAGCGTGGTCGGTCAAGAATGATTTCGTTCGATCCTAAGACTAATCAAGTTAAAGCTTTTGGAATTGAGGATTATATTTACTACTTCATGGATTCTTTTGTAGAGAGTCTCGTCTTGCTTGATCACGCCAATGCCATTTCTTACCAAGTAGCAAGGACGAA
- the LOC133718761 gene encoding large ribosomal subunit protein eL22y codes for MSRGAAAGPKGKKKGVAFTIDCGKPVEDKIMDIASLEKFLQERIKVGGKAGALGDAVTVTRDKSKLTVSSDNNFSKRYLKYLTKKYLKKHNVRDWLRVISSNKDRNVYELRYFNIAENEAEEED; via the exons ATGAGTCGAGGAGCTGCAGCAGGCCCCAaggggaagaagaagggagTGGCTTTTACCATTGATTGTGGTAAGCCAGTAGAAGACAAGATCATGGATATTGCATCCCTCGAGAAGTTTCTCCAGGAGAGGATTAAGGTTGGAGGCAAGGCTGGTGCCCTTGGTGACGCTGTTACTGTGACTCGTGACAAGAGCAAGCTGACCGTCTCCTCTGACAACAACTTCTCTAAGAG ATATCTGAAGTACTTGACCAAAAAGTATCTGAAGAAACACAACGTCCGAGACTGGCTTCGTGTTATTTCTTCCAACAAGGACCGAAATGTCTATGAATTGAGGTACTTCAACATAGCTGAGAATGAAGCAGAGGAGGAAGATTGA
- the LOC133715316 gene encoding F-box protein CPR1-like isoform X3, with translation MSDYLPEEIIHKILLKLPVKTLIKSTLVCKSWKSLIKSSTFIQSHLRTTIDSNDQNDSHLLLLSASSYNRRDETSHQHHWLHWDSPEFGEYSMLSTPVIFLKNKPVSDLGVVGTSNGLVCLEVDQFYSDRSPTLIWNPSIRKVVMLPTPPVCFTSTKYDKYTTHGFGYDAHSNDYKILRVVTLLDDHSDLSRFATAVQVYSLARGSWKSFSASVIPVDLQGGSERPAFVNGNFHTLEARLSVYYNDHYEEHHKCGGDLFIGTFNLATEEFGEIRRPEALREDRCSISRYGDSLALIKHYNYDFRDLVNRGCDIWVMKQYGVAESWTYLFNISVVQASIYGFKRCGEVVLMENNERGRSRMISFDPKTNQVKAFGIEDYIYYFMDSFVESLVLLDHANAISYQVARTKKVGWRP, from the exons ATGTCAGACTACCTTCCCGAAGAAATCATACACAAAATCCTGTTGAAGTTGCCTGTCAAAACCCTAATCAAATCCACCCTCGTCTGCAAGTCATGGAAGTCACTCATCAAATCCTCTACCTTCATTCAGTCCCATCTCCGCACCACAATCGACTCCAACGACCAAAACGACTCTCACCTCCTTCTTCTCAGCGCTTCCTCTTACAACCGCAGAGATGAAACTAGTCATCAGCATCACTGGTTGCATTGGGATAGCCCCGAATTCGGTGAATACTCCATGCTATCTACTCCAGTCATTTTCTTGAAAAACAAACCCGTTTCCGATCTCGGTGTGGTCGGAACTAGTAATGGGTTGGTATGCCTTGAGGTTGATCAGTTCTATAGTGATCGTTCTCCCACCTTGATTTGGAACCCATCTATCAGAAAAGTTGTCATGTTGCCTACACCACCTGTCTGTTTTACCTCCACCAAGTATGACAAGTACACAACGCATGGCTTTGGCTATGATGCACATTCCAATGACTACAAGATTTTAAGAGTTGTGACTCTTCTTGATGATCATTCAGACTTGTCCCGGTTTGCAACCGCGGTTCAGGTTTACTCCTTAGCCAGGGGATCCTGGAAGAGTTTTAGTGCTTCGGTTATACCTGTGGATTTGCAGGGTGGTTCCGAACGTCCTGCTTTTGTTAATGGTAATTTCCATACGCTTGAAGCCCGTTTAAGTGTGTATTACAATGACCATTACGAGGAGCACCATAAGTGTGGCGGAGACTTGTTCATTGGCACCTTCAATCTGGCAACTGAAGAATTTGGCGAGATAAGGAGACCGGAAGCTTTGCGAGAAGACAGATGCTCTATATCAAGATATGGGGACTCTCTTGCTTTGATTAAGCATTATAATTATGATTTCAGAGATCTAGTTAATCGCGGTTGTGACATTTGGGTTATGAAACAATATGGTGTTGCAGAGTCGTGGACTTATTTGTTCAATATATCTGTGGTTCAGGCTAGTATATATGGTTTTAAAAGATGTGGGGAAGTTGTGCTAATGGAGAATAACGAGCGTGGTCGGTCAAGAATGATTTCGTTCGATCCTAAGACTAATCAAGTTAAAGCTTTTGGAATTGAGGATTATATTTACTACTTCATGGATTCTTTTGTAGAGAGTCTCGTCTTGCTTGATCACGCCAATGCCATTTCTTACCAAGTAGCAAGGACGAA AAAAGTAGGATGGCGACCATGA